The Apium graveolens cultivar Ventura chromosome 6, ASM990537v1, whole genome shotgun sequence genome contains a region encoding:
- the LOC141665474 gene encoding aspartic proteinase CDR1-like yields the protein MELIPCLLLCFMISLSFLTSPIRPRSSGFSINLIHRDSQLSPYYNASSTHYDNIRNSLLRSMIRSSDIFTPTLASRLPTIRSPLTPEGGEYLMKISVGTPPLDFLVAVDTGSDLTWVQCKPCTECSKQRAPLFHPKKSSTYRKQPCQSKACQTLQPPLCDHKNFCKYEVFNGDHLSHSIGDLSLDSFVFESTSGKPVILPKFSFGCGHLNRGRFNDLTNGVVGLGNGDLSIFNQVSDTIKGKFSYCMVPLKLRNVSSKISLGKDALVSGSRVQKTPLYTKDQDTFYYLNLESVSIGDTNLKFETKANANNADGSTGNIIVDTASIATYLPRQFYQKIEDELKRIIPLTPVEREEVLRLCYKIEENVEEKVPRITFHFTGADWELDALNTVLKMHNGKSCLSIAPGASKAIFGNLQQMNFLVGYNLNDKTLSFKKTNCTKY from the coding sequence ATGGAACTGATTCCATGTCTTCTACTCTGCTTCATGATCAGTCTAAGCTTTCTTACTTCTCCTATACGACCACGTTCTTCTGGTTTTAGCATCAATTTGATTCATCGTGATTCTCAGCTTTCTCCGTATTATAATGCATCAAGCACTCACTATGACAATATTAGAAACTCACTTCTCCGCTCAATGATTCGATCATCTGATATCTTTACACCAACGCTTGCTTCACGTCTGCCAACAATACGATCTCCGTTGACACCGGAAGGTGGAGAGTACCTCATGAAAATCTCTGTTGGCACTCCCCCTCTAGACTTCCTAGTGGCTGTTGACACTGGAAGTGATCTGACATGGGTACAATGCAAGCCATGCACTGAATGTTCCAAGCAACGCGCTCCTTTATTCCATCCCAAAAAATCTTCCACATACAGAAAACAACCCTGCCAATCAAAAGCTTGTCAAACTTTGCAGCCACCATTATGCGATCATAAAAACTTTTGCAAGTATGAGGTGTTTAACGGAGATCATCTCTCACATAGTATTGGTGATCTTTCCTTGGATTCATTCGTATTCGAATCAACCTCGGGGAAGCCGGTCATTCTCCCAAAATTTTCTTTTGGTTGTGGACACCTAAACCGTGGGAGATTCAACGATTTGACTAATGGCGTTGTAGGTCTAGGGAACGGTGATCTGTCAATCTTTAATCAAGTAAGTGATACTATCAAAGGCAAATTTTCGTATTGTATGGTGCCATTAAAATTAAGAAACGTGTCCAGCAAAATCAGTTTGGGAAAAGATGCACTTGTGTCAGGATCCAGAGTCCAAAAGACTCCACTATATACTAAAGATCAAGACACATTTTACTATCTAAACCTCGAGAGTGTCAGCATTGGAGATACAAATCTGAAATTCGAGACAAAGGCTAACGCAAACAATGCTGATGGCAGTACCGGTAATATCATTGTTGATACCGCGTCTATCGCAACATATCTTCCAAGACAATTCTACCAGAAGATTGAAGATGAACTCAAGAGAATTATACCCTTAACTCCAGTCGAGAGAGAAGAAGTTTTGAGGCTTTGCTACAAGATAGAGGAAAATGTTGAAGAAAAGGTGCCAAGAATTACGTTCCATTTTACGGGAGCTGATTGGGAGTTGGATGCACTAAACACTGTGCTAAAAATGCACAATGGTAAGTCTTGCTTGTCTATAGCACCGGGTGCTAGCAAAGCTATATTCGGGAATTTGCAGCAGATGAATTTTTTGGTGGGATATAATTTGAATGACAAGACCTTGTCGTTCAAGAAGACTAATTGCACCAAATACTAG
- the LOC141668836 gene encoding aspartic proteinase CDR1-like, with protein MDMIPTLFLCFIISLSLLASPIHSTCSGFSINLIHRDSPLSPYYNSSMSYSEIIRNSIRRSMIRSFHIFAPKLASSPPTIQSPLTPGFGDYLMKISVGTPPQDFLAVADTGSDLTWINCKPCTECYQQSAPLFDPKKSSTYKIQPCQSKVCQKPRFSCDNNFCNYQVTYEDGSFSTGDISLESFTFETSSGKPVVVPKISFGCGDTAGGNFDNSTDGIVGLGNSDLSIVNQLRNTINGKLSYCMVPFKLNVTSKISFGSDAIVSGSGVQTTPFFTKDQDLSYYLYLESVSIGEANIKFESESYMHNVNNKDGNIIIDSGTTLTFLPSEFYQLVEDEFKKSISSTPVEGEEELTLCYKNEEGFVEQVPTITFQFPGAKLELGVSNTMLEMRDGKLCFAIAPGGSTIFGNVQQTSYLVGYDLEGKTLSFKKTDCTKL; from the coding sequence ATGGATATGATTCCAACTCTTTTCCTCTGCTTCATAATCAGTCTTAGCTTGCTTGCTTCTCCTATACATTCAACTTGTTCTGGTTTTAGCATCAACTTGATTCACCGCGATTCTCCACTTTCCCCATATTATAATTCATCAATGTCTTACTCTGAAATTATCCGCAACTCCATTCGCCGCTCAATGATTAGATCATTTCATATCTTTGCACCAAAGCTTGCTTCATCTCCACCAACAATACAATCTCCATTAACACCAGGATTTGGAGATTACCTCATGAAAATCTCTGTCGGAACGCCACCTCAAGACTTCCTAGCAGTTGCTGATACAGGCAGTGATCTGACATGGATAAATTGCAAGCCATGCACTGAATGTTACCAACAAAGCGCTCCTTTGTTCGATCCCAAAAAATCCTCCACTTACAAAATTCAACCGTGCCAATCAAAAGTTTGTCAAAAGCCACGTTTTTCTTGTGATAATAACTTTTGCAACTATCAAGTTACGTACGAAGATGGATCATTTAGTACGGGTGATATTTCCTTGGAGTCATTTACATTCGAAACAAGCTCTGGCAAACCAGTTGTTGTCCCCAAAATTTCTTTTGGTTGCGGGGACACAGCTGGTGGGAATTTCGACAATTCCACTGACGGCATTGTAGGCCTGGGGAATAGTGATCTGTCAATTGTTAATCAGTTAAGAAATACTATCAATGGCAAACTTTCGTATTGTATGGTTCCTTTTAAATTAAACGTGACTAGCAAAATCAGTTTTGGAAGCGATGCGATTGTGTCAGGATCTGGCGTTCAAACGACTCCGTTCTTTACAAAAGATCAAGACTTATCTTACTATCTCTACCTTGAGAGTGTTAGCATTGGAGAAGCAAATATCAAATTTGAGAGCGAGTCATACATGCACAATGTGAATAACAAGGATGGTAATATTATTATTGATTCGGGTACCACATTAACATTTTTACCCAGTGAATTTTACCAGCTGGTTGAAGATGAATTCAAGAAAAGTATATCTTCAACACCAGTAGAAGGAGAAGAAGAATTAACGCTGTGCTACAAGAATGAGGAGGGTTTTGTAGAACAGGTACCAACTATTACTTTTCAGTTTCCGGGAGCTAAACTGGAGTTAGGTGTATCAAACACCATGTTAGAAATGAGAGATGGTAAGCTCTGCTTTGCCATAGCACCAGGCGGTTCAACAATTTTTGGGAATGTGCAGCAAACGAGTTATCTGGTTGGATATGATTTGGAAGGCAAGACCTTGTCATTTAAGAAAACTGATTGCACCAAACTCTAA